Proteins encoded together in one Oncorhynchus mykiss isolate Arlee chromosome 7, USDA_OmykA_1.1, whole genome shotgun sequence window:
- the LOC110528241 gene encoding HIG1 domain family member 1A, mitochondrial produces the protein MSSNNNFSSFDENESKFMRKAKESPFVPIGMAGCAAVVTFGLWRLKSRGNTKMSVHLIHMRVGAQGFIVGAMTLGVIYSMYKEYGAHKDLGKDGK, from the exons ATGTCCTCCAACAACAATTTTTCATCATTTGATGAGAATGAATCAAAATTTATGAGGAAAGCAAAGGAGTCGCCGTTTGTCCCAATAG gCATGGCAGGATGTGCTGCAGTGGTAACCTTTGGTCTGTGGAGGCTGAAGTCACGGGGGAACACAAAGATGTCAGTCCACCTCATCCACATGCGTGTTGGAGCTCAAGGCTTTATAGTAGGCGCAATGACATTAG GGGTGATCTACTCCATGTACAAAGAATACGGTGCCCACAAGGACCTGGGTAAAGACGGCAAGTGA